From the genome of Nitrospira lenta, one region includes:
- a CDS encoding FdhF/YdeP family oxidoreductase, which translates to MHEKPSADQVNAQLAQPPEEPAATQGEASQYAAGIPAILKTFEFGLGQMGAVNSLKAFLKVNKKDGFDCQGCAWPSPDGTRHIAEFCENGAKAMASEATTRRVTPEFFKQWSIEQLAEQSDYWLNEQGRLTHPMIRRPGATHYEPIEWDEAFACLATELNRLASPDEATFYTSGKVTNEAAFLYQLFVRQFGTNNLPDCSNLCHESSGTALMESIGIGKGTATLHDFDLADLIVIIGQNPGTNHPRMMTALEHAKRHGAKMIAINPLPEVSLRRVKNPNPQEYSNPLAWASDLFGEGVALSDLLIQVRINGDLAILKGIMKEMLEEEDRRPGQVFDREFIRAHTAGFDDFIADLRRTSWDEIVEGSGVPLDQIRAAGQMAAGSKRMICCWAMGLTQHKNAVETIQQVINLLLLGGHIGKPGAGACCVRGHSNVQGDRTMGIWEQVPPEFLDALEREFHFSPPRRNGYAAVDTIRAMHAHEIKVFVGLGGNFLSASPDTTYTAEAMQRCRLTAQVSTKLNRGHLITGQQALILPCIGRSEKDRRPTGEQFVTVEDSMGVISSSRGMLEPASPHLLSEPAIVAGLAKATLGANSTVDWDALGADYNLIRDRIARVIPGFDNFNERIRKDIFYLPNAARDRTFVTRTGKANFVAAAITHHTMASGEFLMTTIRSHDQFNTTIYGLDDRYRGIYGGRHVIFLNPEDIKEAGLSVNQWVDITSHFEGEKRVACRFQVVPYQIPRRCAATYYPETNVLVPVRSVAERCNQPTSKSIRITLTPSR; encoded by the coding sequence ATGCATGAAAAACCCAGCGCCGATCAGGTGAACGCACAGCTCGCACAGCCTCCCGAAGAGCCGGCGGCTACGCAGGGGGAGGCCTCGCAATACGCTGCGGGCATCCCGGCTATCCTCAAAACCTTTGAGTTCGGCCTGGGCCAAATGGGGGCCGTGAACAGCCTCAAGGCGTTTCTCAAGGTCAATAAGAAAGACGGATTCGACTGTCAAGGATGCGCCTGGCCGTCTCCCGATGGGACTCGCCACATTGCGGAGTTTTGTGAGAATGGGGCAAAGGCCATGGCGTCGGAAGCGACGACGCGCCGCGTGACGCCGGAATTCTTCAAGCAATGGTCGATCGAGCAGCTCGCGGAACAATCCGATTACTGGCTCAACGAGCAAGGCCGTCTGACCCATCCCATGATCCGAAGGCCAGGGGCAACGCATTACGAACCGATTGAATGGGACGAGGCCTTCGCCTGTCTGGCCACGGAACTGAACCGGCTCGCGTCGCCGGATGAAGCCACGTTTTATACGTCCGGTAAAGTCACCAACGAGGCCGCATTCCTCTATCAACTATTTGTCCGCCAATTCGGCACGAATAACTTACCCGACTGCTCGAACCTCTGCCACGAATCCTCCGGCACGGCCTTGATGGAGAGTATCGGGATCGGGAAAGGAACCGCCACGCTTCACGATTTCGACTTGGCGGACCTGATCGTCATCATCGGCCAGAACCCGGGCACCAATCACCCGCGCATGATGACCGCCCTCGAGCACGCCAAGCGCCACGGCGCGAAAATGATCGCCATCAACCCGCTTCCGGAAGTCTCCTTGCGGCGGGTAAAAAACCCCAATCCCCAAGAATACAGCAATCCGCTGGCGTGGGCCTCCGACCTCTTCGGAGAAGGGGTGGCGCTCTCCGACCTGCTCATTCAAGTCCGTATCAACGGCGATCTGGCGATACTCAAAGGCATCATGAAAGAGATGCTGGAGGAAGAGGACCGCCGCCCTGGGCAGGTCTTCGATCGCGAGTTTATCCGCGCCCACACCGCCGGGTTTGACGACTTTATCGCCGATCTTCGCCGCACGAGTTGGGATGAGATCGTGGAGGGGAGCGGCGTGCCGCTCGACCAAATCCGCGCCGCCGGCCAAATGGCGGCCGGATCCAAACGCATGATTTGCTGCTGGGCCATGGGGCTCACCCAGCACAAGAACGCGGTGGAGACGATCCAACAAGTCATCAATCTGCTGCTGCTCGGCGGGCACATCGGAAAGCCCGGCGCCGGCGCGTGCTGTGTGCGTGGACACTCGAATGTGCAGGGCGATCGCACCATGGGCATTTGGGAACAAGTCCCGCCCGAATTCCTGGACGCCTTGGAGCGTGAGTTTCATTTTAGCCCTCCACGGAGGAACGGGTATGCGGCGGTGGATACCATCCGAGCGATGCACGCACACGAGATCAAGGTGTTCGTTGGATTGGGGGGAAACTTTCTGTCCGCCTCCCCGGACACGACCTACACCGCGGAGGCCATGCAACGTTGCCGGCTCACCGCGCAGGTCTCGACCAAGCTCAACCGCGGACATCTCATCACCGGCCAACAAGCGTTGATCCTTCCCTGTATCGGCCGGTCAGAGAAAGATCGCAGACCCACGGGCGAGCAGTTCGTGACGGTCGAAGACTCGATGGGTGTCATCAGTTCCTCGCGCGGCATGCTGGAGCCGGCCTCTCCCCATCTGCTCAGCGAACCGGCCATCGTCGCAGGATTGGCGAAAGCGACATTGGGCGCGAACAGCACCGTGGATTGGGACGCGCTCGGGGCAGACTACAATTTGATTCGCGACCGCATCGCCCGTGTCATTCCCGGATTCGACAACTTCAACGAGCGCATCCGCAAGGATATTTTTTATTTACCCAATGCCGCGCGCGACCGCACGTTTGTGACCAGGACGGGAAAGGCGAACTTTGTGGCCGCTGCGATTACACACCACACCATGGCTTCCGGAGAATTTCTCATGACAACCATCCGGAGCCACGATCAGTTCAACACGACGATCTATGGGCTGGATGACCGCTATCGCGGAATCTATGGCGGACGACATGTCATCTTTCTCAATCCTGAAGACATCAAAGAAGCGGGGCTGAGCGTAAACCAGTGGGTCGACATCACCAGCCATTTTGAAGGGGAGAAACGGGTCGCGTGCCGGTTCCAAGTGGTGCCATACCAGATTCCCAGGAGATGCGCCGCGACATATTACCCGGAGACCAATGTGCTGGTGCCGGTCAGAAGCGTGGCGGAGAGGTGCAATCAACCCACGTCCAAATCGATCCGCATTACGCTCACGCCGTCGCGTTGA
- a CDS encoding HVA1 family protein — protein sequence MTKTFTIGDRVTWNSEAGWVTGTIIAIHTKDFPYKGYVHHASPDDPQYEIQSDKTDHIAAHKGSALHHLPA from the coding sequence ATGACGAAGACGTTTACCATTGGCGATCGCGTAACCTGGAACTCCGAGGCGGGGTGGGTGACCGGAACGATTATCGCCATCCACACGAAAGATTTTCCCTATAAGGGTTACGTACATCACGCCTCCCCGGACGATCCGCAATACGAAATCCAAAGCGATAAGACCGATCATATCGCTGCCCATAAGGGCAGCGCCCTTCACCACCTACCTGCGTAA
- a CDS encoding DUF488 family protein — protein sequence MNPPFFTIGHSNRSLEEFIALLKEAEIALVVDIRTMPRSRANPQFNTDTLCDPLADFHISYEHMAALGGLRGKTRTVSQSVNGFWTNTSFHNYADYALSEQFHTGLEHLLDAGHHRRCAIMCSEAVWWRCHRRIVADYLIARGEIVIHLMGKNRLEPARLTPGAVIQPDGTVLYPEAQ from the coding sequence GTGAACCCTCCGTTCTTCACCATCGGCCATTCCAACCGCAGCCTCGAGGAGTTTATCGCGCTGTTGAAAGAAGCCGAGATTGCGCTCGTCGTGGATATCAGAACAATGCCGCGGTCGAGAGCCAATCCGCAGTTCAATACGGATACGCTTTGCGACCCATTGGCCGACTTCCACATTTCCTATGAACACATGGCCGCACTCGGCGGTCTCCGAGGAAAGACGCGAACCGTCTCTCAGAGCGTCAACGGATTCTGGACTAACACGAGCTTCCATAACTACGCCGACTATGCACTCTCCGAGCAGTTTCACACGGGCCTCGAACATCTGCTCGATGCGGGACACCACCGGCGTTGCGCGATCATGTGCTCAGAAGCCGTCTGGTGGCGCTGCCATCGCCGCATCGTCGCCGATTATCTTATTGCCCGCGGGGAAATCGTGATCCACCTGATGGGAAAGAACCGCTTGGAACCTGCTCGCCTGACTCCGGGCGCTGTGATTCAACCAGACGGGACCGTCCTCTATCCTGAAGCCCAATGA
- a CDS encoding NADPH-dependent FMN reductase produces MPHEPDTIHIVIINGSVRPGNYTRMASALVLDELKKHRQVTTEVIDPATLNLPPPGTDPQSAATKDLQQKVGQATGVILTTPEYYGSFSSVMKLVIESLGYPSALSGKPVALLGIAGGMIGAVKSLEHLRSVVSHVEGIVLPLPISVANVQEVFDTEGRCLDPGAEQLIRGVGTNLLTYIEYNVCPRLTLERLRKEKEQVPPKIIAV; encoded by the coding sequence ATGCCGCACGAACCCGATACTATTCACATCGTCATCATCAACGGCAGTGTGCGTCCTGGTAACTATACAAGGATGGCGTCCGCACTGGTCCTGGATGAATTGAAGAAACACCGGCAGGTCACGACCGAGGTCATCGACCCGGCCACGTTGAATCTGCCGCCGCCTGGGACAGACCCACAATCCGCAGCAACCAAAGACCTCCAGCAGAAGGTGGGGCAGGCCACCGGAGTCATCCTGACCACACCCGAGTACTACGGCAGCTTCAGCAGCGTGATGAAACTCGTGATCGAAAGTCTCGGATACCCATCGGCCCTGTCCGGAAAACCGGTCGCATTACTGGGCATCGCTGGCGGCATGATCGGGGCCGTGAAGTCGTTGGAGCATTTGCGTAGCGTAGTCTCGCATGTCGAAGGGATTGTGTTGCCGTTGCCAATTTCGGTTGCGAATGTCCAAGAAGTATTCGACACCGAGGGTCGCTGCCTGGACCCAGGCGCTGAGCAGCTCATCCGCGGGGTCGGCACAAACCTGCTCACCTACATCGAATACAATGTTTGTCCTCGGCTGACGCTCGAACGGCTGCGCAAAGAAAAAGAACAAGTTCCGCCAAAGATCATCGCGGTGTAG
- a CDS encoding DUF1778 domain-containing protein, producing the protein MGKKQSNTTRKHQQEVVVLSERDRAVFVDALVNPRAPSKRLAKAFMAFWKNKKR; encoded by the coding sequence ATGGGAAAGAAGCAGAGCAATACCACTAGAAAACATCAGCAGGAGGTTGTCGTGTTATCCGAGCGTGATCGCGCCGTCTTTGTTGACGCGCTTGTGAATCCGCGTGCTCCCAGTAAGCGTCTCGCTAAAGCGTTCATGGCATTCTGGAAGAACAAGAAGAGATGA
- a CDS encoding antitoxin Xre/MbcA/ParS toxin-binding domain-containing protein, whose product MAKKTTGKVKRLRSTHRKYGELPSTDELNAEALSYLLKQLQAAQRRMKRSLEAAIVFCDESNARIEQLERWKSGRHNGSFSDSGGIGLNRQIDEDLLSTAMKITGHRSKRAVMDEAPRMLVQIKKQAGIRKMKGKIHVNTDPERRSSGSGGQELFLPKDVRRGRSTAAKDRTAKVARLKEADRQLDRNLGRLKGRLGLRRPFWEFDPDEVTRLARKTFGSAQKAHAWLNRPNRALGGHTPLSLLTNQAGADRVRMILGRIEHGVYS is encoded by the coding sequence GTGGCCAAGAAGACAACTGGCAAAGTTAAAAGACTTCGTTCCACTCACCGTAAATACGGCGAGCTTCCCTCTACTGACGAGCTGAATGCGGAGGCTCTGTCTTACCTGTTGAAGCAGCTACAAGCTGCACAGCGACGAATGAAGCGTAGCTTGGAGGCCGCAATCGTTTTTTGTGACGAGTCCAACGCAAGAATTGAGCAATTAGAACGATGGAAGTCTGGACGTCATAATGGCAGTTTTTCTGACTCTGGTGGAATAGGATTGAATCGGCAGATTGATGAAGATCTTCTATCAACAGCGATGAAAATCACTGGACATCGTTCGAAACGTGCTGTAATGGACGAGGCACCTCGTATGTTGGTTCAGATCAAGAAACAAGCTGGTATTCGAAAGATGAAGGGTAAGATTCACGTCAATACCGATCCTGAGAGGCGCTCGTCTGGATCGGGAGGACAAGAACTTTTCCTCCCCAAAGACGTCCGCCGGGGTCGGTCTACCGCCGCCAAGGACCGTACGGCCAAGGTGGCACGATTGAAGGAAGCCGATAGGCAGCTTGACCGTAACCTGGGCCGTCTGAAGGGCCGCTTGGGCCTGCGCAGGCCGTTTTGGGAGTTCGATCCGGATGAAGTAACGCGGCTGGCCAGGAAGACATTTGGCTCTGCGCAGAAGGCACACGCATGGTTGAATCGGCCAAACCGAGCACTCGGAGGGCACACGCCACTAAGTCTCTTGACTAACCAGGCTGGTGCGGATCGGGTCAGGATGATCCTCGGTCGGATCGAACACGGTGTGTACAGCTAG
- a CDS encoding DMT family transporter — MTPSERHTFHFSPQLLGGVYGFTAAALFGVSPPLAKLLLPEASPLLIAGLLYFGAGLGLLAFEVLFYRKTEVSRRESSVGPADRWLLGGMVLTGGLLGPVCMLWGLQRLSGVLGTLLLNLEAPFTIGLAVLLFREHLGRRGMAGALLIVSAAAILRYRPEELRPDAWGFFAIASACLWWAIDNNLSQRVSLRDPVVVTRIKALSAGGHG; from the coding sequence TTGACGCCATCTGAACGACATACATTCCATTTTTCTCCGCAGTTGCTGGGCGGGGTGTATGGATTCACCGCCGCCGCGCTATTTGGCGTAAGTCCCCCGCTTGCCAAGCTGCTGCTTCCTGAAGCCAGTCCCCTACTCATTGCGGGCCTGCTGTATTTCGGAGCTGGCCTCGGACTGCTGGCGTTTGAAGTATTGTTCTACCGGAAAACCGAAGTCTCACGGCGAGAGTCTTCTGTCGGGCCTGCTGATCGATGGTTATTGGGAGGCATGGTATTGACTGGAGGCCTTCTTGGACCAGTCTGCATGCTCTGGGGGCTTCAGCGTCTCTCTGGTGTACTTGGGACATTGCTCTTGAACTTAGAGGCTCCCTTTACCATTGGATTGGCCGTTCTACTATTTCGAGAGCACCTCGGTCGTCGTGGAATGGCAGGAGCCCTGCTCATTGTAAGTGCAGCGGCGATCCTCCGGTACCGGCCTGAAGAGCTGCGCCCTGACGCATGGGGATTCTTTGCGATAGCAAGTGCATGCCTCTGGTGGGCGATCGACAATAACCTGAGCCAACGAGTGTCCCTTCGCGATCCCGTTGTCGTGACACGGATCAAGGCACTAAGTGCGGGGGGGCACGGTTAG